GGCCAGGTGTTCACCGCCACGGCGCCGTAGCGCAGGTTGCGGATGGCCTTCTCCACCGCCGCGTTGACCGCCGGATCCTTGAGCGACTGGGGGTGCACCACGAGCGTGGCGCAGAGGGTGCCCCACACCTTGTCATTCACGAAGGGCACGGCCTGCTCCAGGAACGCCACCGGATCATCCGCGCCCGGCAGGCCCGTCTCGGAGAGCACGGTGCACCAGGGCTCCTGGCGGAAGACCCGGTCCTGCGCTTGGGAAGGATCCACATCCGGCAGCAGGGCGAAGGCCAGCTCGCCCTGCCCCGGCGTGCCGACGAGCCGCAGCCCTTGACGGCCCTCGGTGAACTGCTTCCAGCGCTGCTCCGCGCCCGGGTACCAGGCCCGGCGCGCGCGGGTGTTGCCCAGCGAGGCCTGCACCGCGTCCACCAGCTGCCCGCGCTGGCGCCAGTCGCGCGGCTGCACCAGGAGCTTGGCGCTGTTGCAGTTGAAAGAGGCGTTGTTGGCCACCATGCCGGCGATGCTGTTGCCCTGGAAGCGCAGCTCGCCCTCGGTGTAGGGGCCTGGCACGACGATGACGGGCGAGATGTTGCCCAGCTCGCTCGAGAGGGTCTTCTTCAGCAGCGGCTCATTGCGCGCGCGGCGGGCGTCGGACTCCGGACCGGGAGGGCCCCACATCAGCGCGTCATGCGTCCGGTCGCTGCCGGTGATGTGGACCTCGTCGACGTCCGGATGGTGGATGAGCGCGGCGCCCTCCTCCGCTCCGCCATACACGACGGCGAACACGTTGCGCGCGGCCAGCGAGGCGAACGCCTTCTCCAGGAACGGCCCCACGTAGGCGTTCACCGGGTTCATCTTGAGGACGCACGCCGTGCCCTCGACGAAGAGCTTGTAGAGACAGTCCGCGGGCGGAATGGAGTTGACGTTGCCTCCGCCCAGCACGGCGCACACGCGGCCTTCGTGCGGGCGCCGGTAGAAGGAGGCCTGGTGCTCGTGGAGGTTGGCGGCCGTGACGCCGGGCTGGAAGCGCACCTCGCCCACGTGCCGGGGCAGCAGGATGGAGTCCAGGAGGTTGGCCGGGTAGATGCGCGCGCTCAGCTGCCCGGTGTCCAAGGTGCTCAGCCGCGAAGCCGGGATGCGCGGCACGCCGTGGCGTTGAATATCCCTCAGCGAATCGGCCAGGAGGCGCAGGTTGCGCAACACCACGAGCGGCCCGGCCAGCCACTCCTCGCCCGCGATGGGGCTGTCCGGGTCGATGCCCTTGGCCTCACAGGCCGCCCGGACGCTGGGCTCGGCGACGGCGTGGTAGGAGCGCCGCAGCTCCTCCAGCAAGGCGATGCGCTCGGCGAGGGAGACTTTCACCCAGGCGCGGGAGCCCTCCTGGATGCGCCGCACGAGCGGATCCATCGAGGAGACAGGAGTGGCCTGGGGAGCAGCAGCGAGCGTCATGCGCGGGACCTCCTCTAAGAAACCCGCGCCACGTTAGGCGAGCCCCCGCACACCCGTCATTTTTCTTTGGAGCAAGCGTTGGCTGTTAGGAGTCCAGCGGCTCGGCGAGCCCCTTGCTGACCGCCTCGTCGATGAGCGCCTTGAGCTTCCTCTCGCCCTCGTGCGCCAGCTTCTCCTGTTGCTCGCCGAGCTTCTCCTGCTCCTCGCCGAGCTTTTCCTGCTGATCGCCCAGCTTCTCCTGCTCCTGGCTCAGCGCCTCCTGCTCCTTCTCCAACGCCTCCTGCTCCTTCTCCAACGCCTCCTGCTGCTTCTCGAACTCCTGGTCCTGACGATCGCGGGCGGCCTCGTCCGCCTGGGTCGCGATGCGCGCGTGCTGGAGGCTCAGCTCGGCCTGCTTCATGCCCAGCTGGGCCTGCTTCATGCCGAGGGCGGCCTGCTTCTGACCCAGCTCCGCCTGCTTTGTGCCCAGCCCCGCCTGCTTGTTGCCGAGTTCCGCCTGCTGCGAGCCCAGCTTCGTCTGCGGCTCGAAGGCGGCACGCATCTGAGAGAGGATCTTCGGATCGCGGATCACGTAGCTCTTGTCACCGCGTCGCACGAAGATCAGGTCCTTGCCTCCCGTGCTGAGGGCCCGAGCGCGGCGCAGATCGGACGTCGAGCCCGCCATCGTCACCTGGTCACCCGCCACCAGGACGAAGCCCTCCACGTCATCGTCATCGTCGTCATCACGGTCCGCCATGGCCAGCATCGGCGCCTTGGGCGGCATGGGAGGAACGGGCGCCACTGCGGAAACAGGAGGAACAGGCGCCACGCTCGGGGCCGGAGGCGCCGCTGGCACGGCCGCCTGGGCCACCTTCGGCGTGGCGGGAGGAGCAGGAGGAGCCGGAGGCACCGCCTTCGGAGCCGCCACCGGGGCCGGGGCCGTCACCTTCGGTGCCTCCGGCACGGCAGGGGCAGCGGGAGCCTTGGCAGCGGGAGCGGCTGCGACCACCGGCGTCGCAGGAGCCTGCGGGGCGGCGGGACTCTCGCGAGCGACCACCTGGAACGGCACCAGCACCGCGAGACCGAGGACGATCAGGGCCGCTCGCAGCGGCGCCCGGCCTCGGGGAGTCGAGACATCAACATGCTCCAGCATGGTCAACCTCCTGTGCAGCGTGTGAAGGTGGGCGGACGCGCCGAGTGCCGCGGCGGTCCCGTGCGTCCGAGTGACGCCAAAGGAGAGGAGCAGCTGCCCGT
This window of the Hyalangium minutum genome carries:
- a CDS encoding aldehyde dehydrogenase family protein; protein product: MTLAAAPQATPVSSMDPLVRRIQEGSRAWVKVSLAERIALLEELRRSYHAVAEPSVRAACEAKGIDPDSPIAGEEWLAGPLVVLRNLRLLADSLRDIQRHGVPRIPASRLSTLDTGQLSARIYPANLLDSILLPRHVGEVRFQPGVTAANLHEHQASFYRRPHEGRVCAVLGGGNVNSIPPADCLYKLFVEGTACVLKMNPVNAYVGPFLEKAFASLAARNVFAVVYGGAEEGAALIHHPDVDEVHITGSDRTHDALMWGPPGPESDARRARNEPLLKKTLSSELGNISPVIVVPGPYTEGELRFQGNSIAGMVANNASFNCNSAKLLVQPRDWRQRGQLVDAVQASLGNTRARRAWYPGAEQRWKQFTEGRQGLRLVGTPGQGELAFALLPDVDPSQAQDRVFRQEPWCTVLSETGLPGADDPVAFLEQAVPFVNDKVWGTLCATLVVHPQSLKDPAVNAAVEKAIRNLRYGAVAVNTWPAAVFALSSLPWGGHPSVSPQDIQSGLGWVHNTYMFEDIEKVVLRAPLTNFPPAPWVPGHRGVATLGRKLADFELAPSWLKVPGIAAAAMRV
- a CDS encoding M56 family metallopeptidase; protein product: MGTEWLMDLAWGRSALEGLWRASWQGALFAAVVWALTRALPRMPSALRAGLWWLVSLKFVLSLGLLAPVPLPLLPAPEPVPVTAVVATGGSETEAPIAGVTVASAAQPRVVSERRGPWLQFVVAAVLAAWGLGIGWQFQRHLAAWASVRRLRRRAQLLRHDEIEEAVLELATRAGLRRVPRLLVSEAVTSPLATGLLSPVVVLPARAVQRLDVEELRMALAHELAHFQRRDLWLGWVPAVAETVLFFHPLVRKAAREYALAREEACDAEALHLTGAEPGDYGQLLLSFGVTRTHGTAAALGASAHLHTLHRRLTMLEHVDVSTPRGRAPLRAALIVLGLAVLVPFQVVARESPAAPQAPATPVVAAAPAAKAPAAPAVPEAPKVTAPAPVAAPKAVPPAPPAPPATPKVAQAAVPAAPPAPSVAPVPPVSAVAPVPPMPPKAPMLAMADRDDDDDDDVEGFVLVAGDQVTMAGSTSDLRRARALSTGGKDLIFVRRGDKSYVIRDPKILSQMRAAFEPQTKLGSQQAELGNKQAGLGTKQAELGQKQAALGMKQAQLGMKQAELSLQHARIATQADEAARDRQDQEFEKQQEALEKEQEALEKEQEALSQEQEKLGDQQEKLGEEQEKLGEQQEKLAHEGERKLKALIDEAVSKGLAEPLDS